The proteins below are encoded in one region of Lactuca sativa cultivar Salinas chromosome 3, Lsat_Salinas_v11, whole genome shotgun sequence:
- the LOC111905239 gene encoding F-box/LRR-repeat protein At1g55660-like yields MEFDHNKVKRVVEEDRLSSLPDELRHKILSSFDMKFAVQTCLLSSRWKLLWTSMPCLNFSSWQFGTLCNFAKFVTHILSHHNHPALVSSINLNFLGGVANHLLLKTIAKYAFSHNVQQLNVVTWPVSNLVNYPPCLLSSQSLKHFTFSTCHVTPTRIILKTPLDFPALTTLHLSGIKLCDDLFSKCVSLKDLTIEQFAVEDDLEVFDIIAPRLCNLRLIYGSGFKLINVIAPQLENLTIIDCSINYLKAPPGLSSLCYTGYPLMRLCKVGFHSLNKATIGFFNYHSIIRYKVGDARKIINMLLKLHSVRYLTLNADIIECLSSFPDLLSHFLSPFSNLICLTIDYKDAYKVKMYTEVINFLLENSPSATFIMKLPKKLLITLCALASGFFNIVEDYSLDD; encoded by the exons ATGGAGTTTGATCACAACAAAGTTAAACGAGTGGTAGAAGAAGATAGACTGAGCAGCTTGCCAGATGAGCTTCGTCATAAGATCTTATCTAGTTTTGACATGAAATTTGCTGTTCAAACATGTTTGTTGTCATCAAGATGGAAGCTTCTGTGGACATCAATGCCTTGTCTCAACTTCTCAAGTTGGCAGTTTGGTACTTTATGTAATTTTGCCAAATTCGTAACTCATATTCTGTCTCACCACAATCATCCAGCACTAGTTTCTTCGATAAACCTAAATTTCCTTGGAGGAGTAGCTAATCATCTTTTGTTGAAAACGATTGCAAAATATGCATTCTCTCACAATGTCCAACAACTAAATGTTGTTACTTGGCCTGTAAGCAACCTTGTCAATTACCCTCCTTGCCTACTTAGCTCTCAATCGCTTAAACATTTCACATTTAGTACTTGCCATGTTACGCCAACTCGCATTATACTCAAAACACCTTTGGATTTTCCAGCTTTAACAACTTTGCATCTCAGTGGCATCAAGTTGTGTGATGATCTTTTCTCCAAGTGTGTATCCTTAAAGGACCTCACTATAGAACAATTCGCTGTTGAGGATGATCTGGAGGTATTTGACATCATTGCCCCTCGACTTTGTAATCTCAGGCTTATCTATGGCAGTGGTTTCAAACTCATCAATGTGATTGCGCCTCAACTTGAGAATCTCACAATAATTGATTGCTCAATTAATTACTTAAAAGCTCCACCAGGACTTTCATCATTGTGCTACACGGGTTATCCTCTTATGCGGTTGTGTAAAGTTGGGTTTCACTCTCTAAACAAAGCGACTATCGGTTTCTTTAATTATCATTCAATCATCAGGTATAAAGTGGGAGATGCACGCAAGATTATTAACATGCTTCTAAAGCTCCATAGTGTCAGATATCTAACACTTAACGCAGACATTATTGAG TGTCTTTCCTCATTTCCGGATTTATTATCACACTTTCTATCACCTTTTAGCAACTTAATCTGCTTGACTATAGACTACAAGGATGCATACAAAGTAAAAATGTATACTGAAGTTATAAACTTCTTGTTAGAGAACTCTCCAAGCGCCACCTTCATCATGAAATTACCCAAG AAACTTTTGATTACACTATGTGCCTTAGCAAGTGGTTTCTTCAACATTGTTGAAGATTACAGCCTGGACGATTAG
- the LOC111920252 gene encoding probable peroxidase 26 produces MMREGCVFLSLVVLLTLCGVKVAAVGLPSESAPLIRHYYKVHNTCANVEPFVRQQVKAFMEKDKTIAPKVVKLLYADCMVNGCDASILLDGPNTEKTSPKNRGLAAFAFIDIVKKVIEQRCPRAVSCADILNIVARDAIYFSGGPSYPVFLGRRDGLKSDAAWVDLPSPSISWESALAYFTSKGLNVQDMATLLGGHMMGRTRCSSILDRLYDFNKTGKADPTMEPTTLSYLQKQCPKKVKLGQPNPLINLNPENPTHKFTNSYYKRALANKAVLGVDQQLRYGGDTYELTDQYANSLADFKGEFAFSMSRMGGLKVLTGSSGQIRKDCRVVNK; encoded by the exons ATGATGAGAGAAGGGTGTGTTTTTCTTTCCTTGGTGGTTCTCCTAACGCTCTGCGGTGTCAAAGTGGCAGCAGTCGGACTGCCGTCAGAGTCGGCGCCGCTGATCCGCCATTACTATAAGGTCCATAATACATGTGCTAATGTCGAGCCGTTTGTTCGACAACAAGTGAAGGCTTTCATGGAGAAAGACAAGACCATAGCACCGAAAGTCGTGAAGTTGTTATATGCTGACTGCATGGTTAAT GGGTGTGATGCGTCGATTTTGTTGGATGGCCCAAACACAGAGAAAACATCGCCAAAGAACCGAGGCCTAGCAGCATTTGCGTTTATTGATATAGTGAAGAAAGTTATCGAGCAAAGGTGCCCCAGAGCAGTCTCATGTGCCGATATTCTCAACATCGTAGCTAGAGATGCCATTTATTTT TCAGGAGGACCATCATACCCAGTTTTCCTTGGAAGAAGGGACGGACTGAAATCGGATGCTGCGTGGGTTGACCTCCCTTCACCTTCTATCTCATGGGAATCGGCTCTAGCCTACTTTACATCTAAAGGTCTAAATGTGCAAGACATGGCTACACTCCTAG GAGGACATATGATGGGTAGAACTCGTTGCAGCAGCATCTTAGACCGACTATACGATTTCAACAAAACCGGGAAAGCGGACCCCACCATGGAACCAACAACATTAAGCTACTTGCAGAAGCAATGTCCGAAGAAGGTGAAATTGGGACAACCCAACCCCTTGATAAACCTGAACCCAGAGAACCCGACACATAAGTTCACCAACTCCTACTACAAAAGAGCGTTGGCAAATAAAGCCGTATTAGGTGTGGACCAACAGTTGCGCTATGGTGGTGACACATATGAACTAACCGATCAATATGCTAATAGTCTTGCAGACTTCAAGGGCGAATTTGCTTTTTCTATGAGCAGGATGGGTGGGCTCAAGGTTCTCACTGGATCCAGTGGTCAGATCCGAAAGGATTGTCGTGTCGTTAATAAGTAG